From Bombina bombina isolate aBomBom1 chromosome 1, aBomBom1.pri, whole genome shotgun sequence:
ggcacatgttgggcaaaaagaggctgcttcttgggtggtaactagtcatagaacaagctattatgctattgttcgttctcaggttgagcgcttctctcaggaaaaacctgaataagtgcaacattgatgactgttagttaacaacagtctgatgctcatcgcaccatacttgatgcacgtgttttttacgtgtttttttataaataagagcattgtatgtggatccgcggcagcgatgtctggcgagcatattgatgcctgcaaacgcaccgagattgacgctttgataaataagcccccatatgttttacgattgtaaaaaaactgttaaatgtaaataacttttggaatgttttatcaaatgtcctgaaaattttagaatatgtttgaatagatagattaatgtattgtggtaagtttggtggaaattggttaacatctaagttcaattttgtacgttaagccacattaagctccccaaaaaacaagcttaatgtcactcatttcccttgtggaattccaaaatccatgaaacttctaggataggcttggatagggaAATTCTTGGGTTGTGcagaattatgcagcaattgattaacatttggccacttttttactcattacgccacattaagctccccaaaaaacaagcttaatgtcactcatttgccttgtgggacaccaaaatccatgaaacttctaggataggtttggaaagtgaaatactgaatttgtgccaagtttcaaggcaattgattgaagttttggtgaattttggcacattaagctctttttacattaagctgctcacattaaatgttttaggattgtaaaaaaaatgttaaatgcgaataacttttgttatgttttatcaaatttcctgaaattttcagaatatgtttgaatagatagattaatatattgtgagaagtttgggggaaattggttaagatctaagtttaattttgtacgttaagccacattaagctccccaaaaaagaagcttaatgtcactcatttgccttgtgggaaaccaaataccatgaaacttctaggataggtttggaaagtgacaaactgagtttgtgccaagtttcaaggcaattgattaaagttttggtgaattttggtacattaagctctttttacattaagctgctcacattaaatgttttaggattgtaaaaaatagttaaatgtgaataacttttggtatgttttatcaaatgtgctgAAATTTTctgaatatgtttgaatccatagattaatgtattgtggtaagtttggtggaaattggttaacatctaagttcaattttgtacgttaagccacattaagctccccaaaaaacaagcttaatgtcactcatttgccttgtggaattccaaaatctatgaaacttctaggataggcttggatagtggaaatcttgggttgtgcaaaattatgcagcaattgattaacatttggccacttttttactcattaagctacattaagccattttcacattaaatgttttaggatgtccctggCACAAAGTACtgttggaaaattaaattagattacactagcaaactgatgaaaaagttttttttaaaaaaattacactaatgttacactagatatcagtggtggcacagagcaattaatcacagtatatgctgtgggcctgacacacaggcctaatggaaaataaaattagattacaatagcaaactgatgtaaaagttttttttttttaaatttacactaatgttacacaagatatgagtagtggcacagagcaattaatcacagtatatgctgtgggcctgacataaAGGCCTGAtgcaaaatgaaattagattacactagcaaactgatgtaaatggCTACTAGGTatgattatgaaaattaaaaacgaAACCTTCTAATGTGCGTTAATATTAACTCACAATATTGTAATTTTTTGTGCAGTGTATAATATCAATAgattttaaaatacagtatataccctgtttttatttatttattctgtttgctgCAGCACCAAGGTCAATGGATTTTTAGTTCCATACCTTTTTTaaaatacctatctatctatctatctatctctctctctctctatatatatatatatatatatatatttatatatttatatatatatatatatatatatatagcgatataattaaatttttattaataccaatatatatgtacaatttaaaacataaaaatggttgCAAGTAAAAAGTGTATCTGAACACATTTAAATTTGtataactctttttatttttcaaaaggagaTGCAGGATATTCCTGTAGGAACTGGCTACTTACTCCTGTAAATATTCCACGCACAAGATCTGAAATGCGGTACAATGATGCACACAAAACAACTCGATGTGTGATTGAGAGGACCTTTGGAATGCTCAAAAGCCGTTTTCGTTGTCTAGATGAATCCGGAGGCACTCTTCAATACGTTCCTGAGAAAGTGGCTGTTATGGTGTTGGTCTGTTGCATGTTGCATAACATCGCTTTGCGACAATCAAAcatagaggaactggaaataataacACCAGATGAAGATGGTGTTGAATCTGTTCCTCAAGATGTAGTTGAAGGGGGTACACATGCACGTAACCAGTTGATACAAACTCATTTCGtaggtgaataaaataaaaattatgtatgaTTTATGTATTGATTGTATAATTTTTAgcaataattatttataaacaatctcTTCTTATATTCACAGGTTAACTAGAAAATGTTTCTAAGTTCAAGCATgaaaatctataattcaaaaatgaGAAACGTTCTCCACAAAATTATTCACAATTTAGATGATGAGAGTGATGtgtaattcaaaaataaatatgttctgattgatacagttgaaaaaaaaattatttgcatatgttgtcttttcttctatttgttatttgtttaaaaaaattaaaataaaatcaaatttttttttaatttattttttttactaacgaCTTACAATATAGTTGTTGAAAATAAGTTGTATCCTTGAACAGTGTGCAATTAAGAAAACAGGTTCTGTGATTctaaactttttattattgttgaaaacaagcactagctttgtatatattTGCAAGCCAGATACAGCTTTTGGAACCTATAAATTAAGAACAAACCTTGCCTAGACGTATGGCAATGCAATTGGAATAAAATGTAAGCTAGTCaagtataaaatgcata
This genomic window contains:
- the LOC128640189 gene encoding putative nuclease HARBI1, whose protein sequence is MRYNDAHKTTRCVIERTFGMLKSRFRCLDESGGTLQYVPEKVAVMVLVCCMLHNIALRQSNIEELEIITPDEDGVESVPQDVVEGGTHARNQLIQTHFVG